From a single Miscanthus floridulus cultivar M001 chromosome 8, ASM1932011v1, whole genome shotgun sequence genomic region:
- the LOC136475551 gene encoding GDSL esterase/lipase At5g55050-like isoform X1: protein MAVQRAALHGMLLLAVAASGAAAAKVPAVYVFGDSTADVGNNDYLPWSIARADFPHNGVDFPGGRPTGRFSNGLIGADFLAIAMGFSGSPPPYLSLMAATAANSSRSSSEVTRNTTMAAAAAYMSGANFASAGSGLLDSTGSTINMTQQIGYFSDLKDQMSNRLSAGKVADSLSKSIFLISAGSNDAFDFFSQNRSPDSTAIQQFSEAMISTYDSHVKTLYHLGARKFAVINVPLIGCCPYLRSQNPTGECVERLNQIAKSLNDGIKDLFSNLSSEMQGMKYSIGSAYQLVSSLIQSPHAAGKLQQPSRSILDTKPRMPVISHLFLRYICRFAHFLPAGLEEVKSACCGGGRFNAEIGCTPISSCCSDRSKYLFWDLLHPTQATSKFAGLAFYNGPAQFVSPISIKQLVEA, encoded by the exons ATGGCTGTGCAACGAGCTGCGCTGCACGGGATGCTTCTTCTGGCGGTGGCGGCgagcggcgccgcggcggcgaaGGTCCCGGCGGTGTACGTCTTCGGCGACTCCACTGCCGACGTGGGTAACAACGACTACCTGCCGTGGAGCATCGCCAGGGCCGACTTCCCTCACAACGGCGTGGACTTCCCCGGCGGCAGGCCCACCGGCAGGTTCAGCAACGGCCTCATCGGCGCGGACTTCCTGG CCATTGCTATGGGGTTCAGCGGGAGCCCGCCACCTTACCTCTCTCTCATGGCGGCGACTGCTGCCAACAGCAGCAGAAGCAGCAGTGAGGTGACGAGGAACACGACGATGGCAGCTGCAGCAGCTTACATGAGCGGAGCCAACTTCGCTTCTGCAGGCTCTGGTCTTCTTGATTCCACT GGTTCTACAATCAACATGACCCAGCAGATAGGGTACTTCTCAGACCTTAAAGACCAGATGTCAAACAGATTGAGTGCTGGCAAAGTGGCGGATTCGCTGTCAAAATCCATCTTCCTCATAAGCGCCGGGTCGAATGATGCATTTGACTTCTTCTCACAGAACAGATCACCAGACTCCACTGCAATTCAGCAATTCTCTGAAGCTATGATCTCCACGTATGATAGCCATGTCAAA ACATTATACCATTTGGGAGCGAGGAAATTCGCTGTGATCAACGTGCCACTGATTGGGTGCTGTCCATACCTGAGAAGTCAGAACCCAACAGGAGAATGTGTTGAGCGATTGAATCAGATAGCCAAGAGCCTGAATGATGGAATCAAGGACCTGTTCAGCAATCTCAGCTCAGAAATGCAGGGCATGAAGTACTCCATTGGCAGTGCTTATCAGCTTGTCTCTAGTCTGATTCAAAGCCCACATGCCGCTGGTAAGTTGCAACAACCGAGCAGGAGCATTCTAGATACGAAACCACGCATGCCAGTGATTAGCCACCTCTTTCTCCGGTATATTTGCAGATTTGCTCACTTTCTGCCTGCAGGGTTGGAGGAAGTGAAGAGTGCATGCTGCGGTGGTGGCAGGTTCAATGCTGAGATAGGGTGCACCCCCATCTCCAGCTGCTGCAGTGATCGCAGCAAATACCTCTTCTGGGACCTGCTGCACCCTACCCAAGCTACCTCCAAGTTTGCGGGACTTGCTTTCTACAATGGACCAGCACAGTTTGTCAGTCCCATCAGCATCAAGCAGCTAGTTGAGGCATAA
- the LOC136475551 gene encoding GDSL esterase/lipase At5g55050-like isoform X2, with product MAVQRAALHGMLLLAVAASGAAAAKVPAVYVFGDSTADVGNNDYLPWSIARADFPHNGVDFPGGRPTGRFSNGLIGADFLAIAMGFSGSPPPYLSLMAATAANSSRSSSEVTRNTTMAAAAAYMSGANFASAGSGLLDSTGSTINMTQQIGYFSDLKDQMSNRLSAGKVADSLSKSIFLISAGSNDAFDFFSQNRSPDSTAIQQFSEAMISTYDSHVKTLYHLGARKFAVINVPLIGCCPYLRSQNPTGECVERLNQIAKSLNDGIKDLFSNLSSEMQGMKYSIGSAYQLVSSLIQSPHAAGLEEVKSACCGGGRFNAEIGCTPISSCCSDRSKYLFWDLLHPTQATSKFAGLAFYNGPAQFVSPISIKQLVEA from the exons ATGGCTGTGCAACGAGCTGCGCTGCACGGGATGCTTCTTCTGGCGGTGGCGGCgagcggcgccgcggcggcgaaGGTCCCGGCGGTGTACGTCTTCGGCGACTCCACTGCCGACGTGGGTAACAACGACTACCTGCCGTGGAGCATCGCCAGGGCCGACTTCCCTCACAACGGCGTGGACTTCCCCGGCGGCAGGCCCACCGGCAGGTTCAGCAACGGCCTCATCGGCGCGGACTTCCTGG CCATTGCTATGGGGTTCAGCGGGAGCCCGCCACCTTACCTCTCTCTCATGGCGGCGACTGCTGCCAACAGCAGCAGAAGCAGCAGTGAGGTGACGAGGAACACGACGATGGCAGCTGCAGCAGCTTACATGAGCGGAGCCAACTTCGCTTCTGCAGGCTCTGGTCTTCTTGATTCCACT GGTTCTACAATCAACATGACCCAGCAGATAGGGTACTTCTCAGACCTTAAAGACCAGATGTCAAACAGATTGAGTGCTGGCAAAGTGGCGGATTCGCTGTCAAAATCCATCTTCCTCATAAGCGCCGGGTCGAATGATGCATTTGACTTCTTCTCACAGAACAGATCACCAGACTCCACTGCAATTCAGCAATTCTCTGAAGCTATGATCTCCACGTATGATAGCCATGTCAAA ACATTATACCATTTGGGAGCGAGGAAATTCGCTGTGATCAACGTGCCACTGATTGGGTGCTGTCCATACCTGAGAAGTCAGAACCCAACAGGAGAATGTGTTGAGCGATTGAATCAGATAGCCAAGAGCCTGAATGATGGAATCAAGGACCTGTTCAGCAATCTCAGCTCAGAAATGCAGGGCATGAAGTACTCCATTGGCAGTGCTTATCAGCTTGTCTCTAGTCTGATTCAAAGCCCACATGCCGCTG GGTTGGAGGAAGTGAAGAGTGCATGCTGCGGTGGTGGCAGGTTCAATGCTGAGATAGGGTGCACCCCCATCTCCAGCTGCTGCAGTGATCGCAGCAAATACCTCTTCTGGGACCTGCTGCACCCTACCCAAGCTACCTCCAAGTTTGCGGGACTTGCTTTCTACAATGGACCAGCACAGTTTGTCAGTCCCATCAGCATCAAGCAGCTAGTTGAGGCATAA
- the LOC136475552 gene encoding uncharacterized protein has protein sequence MLVPTASGPCLSSPAPPTPTSTTAPPHLIRLPPLTTHPRGRRCQCRARPPRAGPAPTPPPPPAPSSRPARDRVIEFGKHRGQMLGTLPPSYLRWVAAELDYGDTAPWAGLARDVLDDPVYVDRVEWEHAHRFLRGDADGYDYAFDDGGDGPLQEMAERFGWDLSDEEGWGRLDFRLLGTSYGGRIPRKGARKKQSNSSTGGGAKKGSLFDVPDGAGGKRDERRERVRMRREEQVRTAKMDMLGVNAGVADGGVLGSSSARKQAQIRTAKEILGLGRGSRAGEMLDEKRTPGKGGQGASPFPGRQAFLDKVRKLKGDE, from the coding sequence ATGCTGGTCCCGACCGCTTCCGGACCCTGCCTGTCCTCCCCGGCTCCGCCGACACCCACGTCCACAACGGCGCCTCCTCACCTCATCCGCCTCCCTCCCCTCACAACCCACCCCCGCGGGCGCCGGTGCCAGTGCCGTGCCAGGCCGCCGAGAGCGGGACCGGCGCCCACGCCTCCGCCTCCACCGGCGCCGTCGTCTCGGCCGGCGAGGGATCGCGTGATCGAGTTCGGCAAGCACAGGGGCCAGATGCTGGGCACGCTGCCGCCGTCGTACCTCCGGTGGGTCGCGGCCGAGCTCGACTACGGGGACACCGCGCCGTGGGCGGGCCTCGCGCGCGACGTCCTCGACGACCCCGTCTACGTCGACCGCGTCGAGTGGGAGCACGCGCACCGCTTCCTCCGCGGCGATGCTGACGGCTACGACTACGCTTTCGACGACGGCGGTGACGGGCCGCTCCAGGAGATGGCCGAGCGCTTCGGGTGGgacctctccgacgaggaggggTGGGGCCGCCTCGACTTCCGCCTCCTCGGCACATCCTACGGCGGTCGCATCCCAAGGAAGGGCGCCCGGAAGAAGCAAAGCAACAGCtccaccggcggcggcgccaaGAAGGGCTCCCTGTTCGACGTCCCGGACGGCGCCGGGGGGAAGCGCGACGAGAGGAGGGAGCGGGTGCGGATGAGGAGGGAGGAGCAGGTGAGGACGGCCAAGATGGACATGCTCGGGGTGAATGCCGGCGTGGCGGACGGCGGCGTCCTGGGGTCGTCGTCGGCGAGGAAGCAGGCTCAGATCAGGACGGCCAAGGAGATTTTAGGGCTGGGTCGGGGTAGCCGCGCCGGCGAGATGCTCGACGAGAAGAGGACGCCGGGAAAAGGCGGACAGGGCGCCAGCCCCTTCCCCGGCCGTCAAGCATTCCTCGACAAGGTCAGGAAGCTCAAAGGTGACGAATGA
- the LOC136475550 gene encoding pentatricopeptide repeat-containing protein At2g17033-like: MVWIKKGGHIVSSLTSSTSIRHQHRLLRQAQAAMPAVASLPAPPAAAQRRRFSPVASASLRRVASGGGSSWRSERRLMSELERTVTAGAAERVIRSYVGTKSERAALAALSRLLMDSDPLAIPFYEAVTQARWFKWSSIHAAAVAALLEANGSTGESRSLISDSISQHLQSTNEVALFYCDLMAAFSSRGLKDKAMDFYAELRSMPLSGRKTYMAMIKSLCLLGLPTEAEVTLREMVSLGYQPEAFQFGSVAKCYGKSGSLADMERVIASMADAGIRFGTGAADTVLSCYSSCHDHSKMLAWLKKMRKLRIAPTTKGYNFVLNSCSSLASVVQELGPSLPLSTTGLVKRLKSVSTLAAEVELVQELLASSSVLDKAMEWSETEVKLNLHGFSTVSAYVLILQWVDAVKGRTLPLEVSVVCGIGKHSDVRGEPKVRELAQEVLSRMGSPLQLSTRNKGRLVAKRDRVKQWLASFPVPEEGTDQSPDATSQQPFVFTLFRKLGQFFSNLV; this comes from the exons ATGGTATGGATAAAAAAAGGCGGGCACATCGTGTCATCTCTCACCTCATCCACATCCATCAGGCACCAGCACAGGCTGCTCCGCCAAGCCCAAGCAGCGATGCCAGCGGTGGCGTCCCTACCGGCGCCGCCGGCGGCAGCCCAGCGGCGGAGGTTCTCCCCCGTGGCTTCGGCCTCGCTGCGCCGGGTCGCGTCGGGCGGGGGCTCCAGCTGGCGGAGCGAGCGGCGGCTCATGTCGGAGCTGGAGCGCACGGTGACGGCGGGCGCGGCCGAGCGCGTCATCCGCAGCTACGTCGGCACCAAGTCGGAGCGCGCCGCGCTCGCCGCGCTCTCTAGGCTCCTCATGGACTCCGACCCCCTCGCCATCCCG TTCTATGAGGCGGTCACACAGGCCCGGTGGTTCAAATGGAGCTCTATCCATGCTGCTGCAGTTGCGGCCTTGCTTGAAGCCAATGGAAGCACCGGAGAATCAAGGTCTCTCATCTCCGACTCCATCTCGCAGCATCTCCAGTCCACCAATGAGGTAGCTCTCTTCTACTGCGACCTCATGGCGGCTTTCTCCTCTCGTGGACTGAAGGACAAGGCGATGGATTTTTACGCTGAGCTACGATCCATGCCGCTCTCTGGGCGCAAGACCTACATGGCAATGATAAAGTCCTTGTGCCTGCTGGGTCTGCCCACTGAGGCCGAGGTAACACTTAGGGAGATGGTGTCTCTGGGGTACCAGCCTGAGGCcttccagtttgggtcggtcgcgAAATGCTACGGCAAGTCTGGCTCGCTGGCCGACATGGAGAGGGTTATTGCGTCCATGGCAGATGCCGGTATCCGCTTTGGCACTGGCGCAGCGGACACTGTGCTTTCATGCTACAGCTCCTGCCATGATCATTCCAAGATGCTGGCATGGTTGAAGAAGATGCGGAAATTGCGCATCGCACCGACCACgaagggctacaactttgtgCTGAACTCATGTTCCTCACTTGCTTCGGTGGTTCAAGAGCTTGGTCCTTCACTTCCACTGTCAACGACTGGGTTGGTCAAGAGGCTCAAATCTGTATCTACACTGGCAGCAGAAGTCGAGCTGGTGCAAGAACTCCTGGCCTCCTCATCGGTGCTGGACAAGGCGATGGAATGGTCAGAAACAGAGGTGAAGCTGAATCTCCATGGATTCAGTACAGTTTCAGCCTATGTGCTGATTCTGCAATGGGTGGATGCGGTAAAGGGTCGCACGTTGCCATTGGAGGTGTCAGTGGTGTGTGGCATTGGAAAACACAGTGATGTCCGAGGTGAGCCTAAAGTGCGTGAACTGGCACAAGAGGTACTGAGCCGGATGGGGAGCCCCCTACAGCTGTCTACAAGGAACAAAGGGCGGCTTGTGGCAAAGCGAGACAGGGTGAAGCAATGGCTGGCCAGCTTTCCAGTGCCTGAGGAAGGCACAGATCAATCGCCTGATGCAACGAGCCAACAACCATTTGTATTTACACTTTTCAGAAAACTTGGGCAGTTTTTTTCCAACCTCGTGTAG